GGGCACGGCTATCCTCTTTATTCATGGACATGAATTCTTCGGATTTAAGTGCCTTTGCCCTTATTCCACTTGAGGCAAGAATTCTGTTCCGACCGGCTGTTCCCTGTGAGCTTAAGCCATCCACATCCACACTGCCACCTTTGCTGTCACTTATCACAAGGCTTTTATTCGGCAGAAGGGCTGCCATGCCCAGTTGGGTATAACTTGGCAGCATGGAAAGCATGGGTCTGATTTCAGCATGATAGCGATCTTCACGAAGAATCCGCCTCAGCATTTCTTCCCCTATTTCATAGCGCATGGCATCGGAAACAATGACGCAGACCTTTTTGTCCTTATCAAGAATAGGCCGGATATGGATTCTGAAAAATTCATCCTGCCTTGCTATGGAGCCAGAAAGCCATTTTTCTGCCTTGTCCACAGCAGACTGAAACATATTTCCGAGGGTAAAGAGGTAGCTGTTTACATAGAAATTTTCAATCTGCTCTGAAAGATCCTGCATGAGGCTTGCCTGACGGGACATGTTGCAGTGGAAAATAAACTTACGATAAAGCTGATCCAAAAAATACCATGACCGGGCATATTGATTCACCCAGGCTTCAAGGTTCCAGCCCTCCGCTTCATACATAGCTGCAATGCCATGGAAATTCATCTCTGCCAGCAGAGCCGTAAACCTTGCCCCATGATCCATTGCTTCATAAAGATGGGAGTATCCGGAATACCAGTGGCTGCTTCTTCTTTGACCGACACATTGGCTTACATCCACAGCCAAAACCCTTTGTTCCGCCATGGCTTTGGCAAGTTCACGGATTATTTTTCTGTCAATTTCCTCAAAATAATCCATATCCAGAAGATCTCTGTAATCCCTTGGAATAAGATCTTTTTCTATGGCAAGAATTTCCGAACAGGCTTTTGAAAGAATTTCAAAGCAATGCCCAAACCTTCTGCTGTCCTTCCAGCGTTTTAAAAAGATAAGGGCATTTCCTGTCAGAAGGGTTTTTTCAGAAAAATTTGAAAAATAAGCATCTTTAAAAAGCTGAATAATAAAATCCTGAACTCCGGGATTTTCTGATTCATAGCCATATTCAAGGCCGAGTTTTTCCCACAGAAAAGCATCCAGACCACAGCGTTTAATCAGCCTGTATTTTTCCCCTGAAAAGCAATGATCGCCAAAACCCTCATTGCCCGCAAGGGCCAGTTCTTCCAGAAGCTCTTCCAAAAGAGCATCCATCTGAAATGTAGTGGCAGCACAGACAGCCAGCATCTTCATCCGGATATTTGATGCCGTATCATGGGCATGGAGCATTTTTTTCAAAGCGTCCCTGCGCTGGCCCGCCCGAAAAAACTCAATGTGTTCCTGAACAAGATGGGAAAACTCCGGGCCAAGTTCCAGTTCAGACAGCCACAATCCCACCTGATCCGTTCTGAAATCCCCCTGTGCCAAAAACACATCCAGAAGCCAGTTATCCATATCCGCAGGCTGAGGCCCTTCATGGTAGAGAAGAAATTTCTGTTCGGGCTTTTCCCTTAAAATTCGGTATTTAATACCAAATTCATTATTGGCTATTTCTATCTTTTCTATGCCTTGCAGAAAAAGGCCTTCAAAGTCATGCCTTAAATCCTTTGCTGCATCATACCAG
This window of the Desulfobotulus mexicanus genome carries:
- the pglZ gene encoding BREX-1 system phosphatase PglZ type A; the protein is MSERIIQAMTRLFERHRIVFWYDAAKDLRHDFEGLFLQGIEKIEIANNEFGIKYRILREKPEQKFLLYHEGPQPADMDNWLLDVFLAQGDFRTDQVGLWLSELELGPEFSHLVQEHIEFFRAGQRRDALKKMLHAHDTASNIRMKMLAVCAATTFQMDALLEELLEELALAGNEGFGDHCFSGEKYRLIKRCGLDAFLWEKLGLEYGYESENPGVQDFIIQLFKDAYFSNFSEKTLLTGNALIFLKRWKDSRRFGHCFEILSKACSEILAIEKDLIPRDYRDLLDMDYFEEIDRKIIRELAKAMAEQRVLAVDVSQCVGQRRSSHWYSGYSHLYEAMDHGARFTALLAEMNFHGIAAMYEAEGWNLEAWVNQYARSWYFLDQLYRKFIFHCNMSRQASLMQDLSEQIENFYVNSYLFTLGNMFQSAVDKAEKWLSGSIARQDEFFRIHIRPILDKDKKVCVIVSDAMRYEIGEEMLRRILREDRYHAEIRPMLSMLPSYTQLGMAALLPNKSLVISDSKGGSVDVDGLSSQGTAGRNRILASSGIRAKALKSEEFMSMNKEDSRALIKEHQVLYLYHNRIDMTGDKLESEGRVFEAVEETLNDLILLIKKLTNANVNNLFITSDHGFIYQNRSIEESDYIAEPWSGIKASDEPDKEAGQFINRRFVIGKNLPEHASFKKFTPEQLGLDGNLEVMIPKSINRLRVRGSGSRFVHGGASLQEVVIPLIKINKKRESNVSMVDVEILRGAGSMITAAQLGVTLYQMEAVKGKILPRTLRAGIYTEDGELISDTHDLIFDRVSENPRDREVRLRFVLSNRISEFNNCNVYLRLSEKHGQTSHFKEYKSIHYLVRIAFKGDFDF